From one Lotus japonicus ecotype B-129 chromosome 3, LjGifu_v1.2 genomic stretch:
- the LOC130748978 gene encoding uncharacterized protein LOC130748978 → MCSTKAKVTVGLEATTTIPWARINGRPVLQPTCNRVPNLVEGRNSIKKVPPKSLSPPSLPLPTKTSSTPPISPKSKSPRPSAVKRGNESNVLNSSSEKIATPKNSTRTPTLERKKSKSFKDTAISASAEASLSYSSNLITDAPGSIAAVRREHMALQHAQRKMKISHYGRSKSANFERVVPLDSSINLTSKTIEEEKRCSFITANSDPIYVAYHDEQWGVPVHDDKMLFELLVLSGAQVGSDWTSILKKRQDFRTAFSEFDAATVANFTDKQMVSISLEYGIDISRVRGVVDNANQILEIIKNFGSFDKYIWGFVNHKPISTQYKFSHKIPVKTSKSESISKDMIRRGFRFVGPTVLHSFMQAAGLTNDHLITCHRHSQCSLLA, encoded by the exons ATGTGCAGCACCAAGGCCAAAGTAACTGTAGGCCTAGAAGCCACAACCACAATTCCTTGGGCTAGAATCAATGGCAGGCCTGTCCTTCAACCAACTTGTAATAGAGTTCCTAACCTTGTTGAGGGGAGAAATTCAATCAAGAAAGTGCCACCAAAGTCACTTTCTCCACCATCACTTCCACTTCCAACCAAGACTTCATCTACACCCCCAATTTCTCCTAAATCAAAGTCCCCAAGGCCTTCAGCAGTAAAGAGAGGCAATGAGAGTAATGTGCTGAACTCAAGTTCTGAAAAGATTGCAACCCCAAAAAATTCCACAAGAACCCCAACTCTTGAGAGGAAGAAGTCCAAGAGTTTTAAGGATACTGCCATTTCTGCTTCTGCTGAGGCATCATTGAGTTACTCTTCCAATTTGATCACTGATGCCCCAGGGAGCATAGCTGCAGTGAGGAGAGAACACATGGCACTGCAGCATGCACAGAGAAAAATGAAGATTTCTCATTATGGAAGATCAAAGTCTGCAAATTTTGAAAGAGTTGTTCCTCTTGATTCTTCAATCAATCTCACATCAAAGACAattgaggaggagaagagatgcAGCTTCATCACTGCCAATTCAG ATCCCATTTATGTTGCTTATCATGATGAACAATGGGGAGTTCCAGTCCATGATGACAA GATGTTGTTTGAACTTCTTGTTCTAAGCGGGGCACAGGTTGGATCTGATTGGACTTCAATCTTGAAGAAACGCCAAGATTTCAG GACTGCGTTTTCAGAATTTGATGCAGCAACTGTAGCAAATTTCACAGATAAGCAAATGGTGTCTATTAGTTTGGAATATGGCATTGATATAAGCAGAGTTAGAGGAGTTGTTGATAATGCTAACCAAATTTTAGAG ATTATCAAGAACTTTGGCTCATTTGACAAATACATATGGGGTTTTGTGAATCACAAACCAATCTCCACTCAATACAAGTTCAGCCACAAGATCCCAGTCAAGACATCAAAATCAGAGAGCATAAGCAAAGACATGATCAGAAGGGGGTTTAGGTTTGTAGGCCCAACAGTGCTTCATTCATTTATGCAGGCAGCTGGACTCACCAATGACCATTTAATTACATGCCACAGGCACTCCCAATGCTCCTTATTGGCATGA